In one window of Pseudoliparis swirei isolate HS2019 ecotype Mariana Trench chromosome 15, NWPU_hadal_v1, whole genome shotgun sequence DNA:
- the zdhhc12b gene encoding palmitoyltransferase ZDHHC12-B isoform X2, which yields MTQVSLLLLFLHDTVLRKQEQSGQLVQPVLFVLLVLVSVLLYFSVSLMDPGFILCDTGDLQFTLGVTEDHQDLIQDLIPPSTKPLRQRRCGHCLLQQPMRSKHCQTCRHCVRRYDHHCPWIENCVGERNHRWFLLYLAVQLLVLLWGLHIAWTGLGSAPGWAPWLRAIGVLLAVLLLLLLLALVVLLLLGSHLYLVSLNTTTWEFMAHHRISYLKHCGADENPFDRGSVHNLWGFFCVWGTVVWEQVYFREGSNPV from the exons atgacACAGGTGAGTCtgttactcctcttcctccatgacacag tgctgAGGAAGCAGGAGCAGTCGGGTCAGCTGGTCCAGCCCGTGCTCTTCGTGCTGCTGGTTCTGGTGTCGGTGCTGCTCTACTTCTCCGTGTCTCTGATGGACCCGGGCTTCATCCTGTGTGACACCGGGGACCTGCAG TTCACTCTAGGAGTCACAGAGGACCATCAGGACCTGATCCAGGACCTGATCCCACCCAGCACCAAGCCCCTGAGGCAGCGGCGCTGTGGCCACTGCctgctgcag CAGCCAATGAGGTCGAAGCACTGCCAGACGTGTCGGCACTGCGTGCGGCGCTACGACCACCACTGCCCCTGGATCGAGAACTGCGTGGGCGAGAGGAACCACCGCTGGTTCCTGTTGTACTTGGCGGtccagctgctggtgctgctgtggGGGCTGCACATCGCCTG GACCGGCTTGGGCTCCGCCCCCGGCTGGGCGCCGTGGCTGCGGGCCATCGGCGTGCTGCTggccgtgctgctgctgctgctgctgctggcgctggtggtgctgctgctgctgggctcCCACCTGTACCTGGTGTCCCTCAACACCACCACCTGGGAGTTCATGGCCCACCACCGCATCTCCTACCTGAAGCACTGCGGCGCCGACGAGAACCCCTTCGACCGCGGCAGCGTCCACAACCTGTGGGGCTTCTTCTGCGTGTGGGGCACCGTGGTCTGGGAGCAGGTCTACTTCAGGGAGGGCAGCAACCCGGTCTAG
- the LOC130205050 gene encoding serine/threonine-protein kinase N2-like yields the protein GPGQQRASLPPQDGGLQMEDFTCISVLGRGHFGKVLLAENKKSGKLFALKALKKGDIVTRDEVDSLMCEKRILQVISSSHHPFLVNLSGCFQTEDHVVFVMTYSPGGDLMTHIHSSIFSEDQARFYSSCVLLGLEFLHQQHIVYRDLKLDNLLMDADGFVRIADFGLCKEGMRHGDRTTTFCGTPEFLAPEVLTENTYTRSVDWWGLGVLVYEMLVGESPFPGDDEEEVFDSIVNDDVRFPRFLSPEAVSLIQKLLQKNPEKRLGGGEEDAQEIKRHKFFKRVDWAALLAKELQPPFLPVIRAQKDVSNFDEEFTRLQPVLTPPRTPCSLTEEQQEIFAHFDFSSLS from the exons GGCCCTGGTCAGCAGCgtgcctctcttcctccaca AGATGGAGGTCTTCAGATGGAGGACTTCACCTGCATCTCAGTTCTGGGGAGAGGTCACTTTGGGAAG GTTCTGCTAGCAGAGAACAAGAAGTCTGGGAAGCTGTTCGCCCTCAAAGCTCTGAAGAAAGGAGACATCGTGACGCGGGACGAGGTGGACAG cctcatGTGTGAGAAGAGGATCCTCCAGGTCATCAGCTCCTCCCATCATCCCTTCCTGGTGAACCTGTCTGGATGCTTCCAGACTGAGGACCATGTGGTCTTCGTCATGACCTACTCACCCGGAGGAGACCTCATGACCCACATCCACAGCAGCATCTTCTCTGAGGACCAGgcccg GTTCTACTCGTCCTGTGTGCTGCTCGGCCTGGAGTTCCTCCACCAACAGCACATCGTCTACAG ggacctgaAGCTGGACAACCTGCTGATGGACGCGGACGGCTTCGTCAGGATAGCCGACTTTGGCCTGTGCAAAGAAG ggatgcGGCATGGCGACCGCACCACGACGTTCTGCGGGACTCCAGAGTTCCTGGCCCCCGAGGTGCTGACGGAGAACACGTACACCCGCAGTGTGGACTGGTGGGGTCTGGGGGTCCTGGTCTACGAGATGCTGGTGGGGGAG TCTCCGTTCCCGGgcgacgatgaggaggaggtgttcGACAGCATCGTCAACGACGACGTGCGCTTCCCCCGCTTCCTGTCCCCGGAGGCGGTGTCCCTGATCCAGAAG CTGCTGCAGAAGAACCCCGAGAAGaggctgggaggaggagaggaggacgccCAGGAGATCAAGAGACACAAGTTCTTTAAG CGAGTAGACTGGGCCGCCCTGCTGGCCAAAGAGCTGCAGCCGCCCTTCCTGCCGGTGATCCGAGCCCAGAAGGACGTCAGTAACTTCGATGAGGAGTTCACGCGCCTGCAGCCGGTGCTGACCCCCCCACGGACCCCCTGCTCCCTCaccgaggagcagcaggagatcTTCGCCCACTTTGACTTCTCCTCCTTGAGTTGA
- the zdhhc12b gene encoding palmitoyltransferase ZDHHC12-B isoform X1 has protein sequence MFKNVFGSGFLVRTAHVVLTWVTTLILFLHDTVLRKQEQSGQLVQPVLFVLLVLVSVLLYFSVSLMDPGFILCDTGDLQFTLGVTEDHQDLIQDLIPPSTKPLRQRRCGHCLLQQPMRSKHCQTCRHCVRRYDHHCPWIENCVGERNHRWFLLYLAVQLLVLLWGLHIAWTGLGSAPGWAPWLRAIGVLLAVLLLLLLLALVVLLLLGSHLYLVSLNTTTWEFMAHHRISYLKHCGADENPFDRGSVHNLWGFFCVWGTVVWEQVYFREGSNPV, from the exons ATGTTCAAGAATGTGTTCGGCTCCGGGTTCCTGGTCCGGACCGCTCATGTGGTTCTGACATGGGTCACCACGTtgatcctcttcctccatgACACAG tgctgAGGAAGCAGGAGCAGTCGGGTCAGCTGGTCCAGCCCGTGCTCTTCGTGCTGCTGGTTCTGGTGTCGGTGCTGCTCTACTTCTCCGTGTCTCTGATGGACCCGGGCTTCATCCTGTGTGACACCGGGGACCTGCAG TTCACTCTAGGAGTCACAGAGGACCATCAGGACCTGATCCAGGACCTGATCCCACCCAGCACCAAGCCCCTGAGGCAGCGGCGCTGTGGCCACTGCctgctgcag CAGCCAATGAGGTCGAAGCACTGCCAGACGTGTCGGCACTGCGTGCGGCGCTACGACCACCACTGCCCCTGGATCGAGAACTGCGTGGGCGAGAGGAACCACCGCTGGTTCCTGTTGTACTTGGCGGtccagctgctggtgctgctgtggGGGCTGCACATCGCCTG GACCGGCTTGGGCTCCGCCCCCGGCTGGGCGCCGTGGCTGCGGGCCATCGGCGTGCTGCTggccgtgctgctgctgctgctgctgctggcgctggtggtgctgctgctgctgggctcCCACCTGTACCTGGTGTCCCTCAACACCACCACCTGGGAGTTCATGGCCCACCACCGCATCTCCTACCTGAAGCACTGCGGCGCCGACGAGAACCCCTTCGACCGCGGCAGCGTCCACAACCTGTGGGGCTTCTTCTGCGTGTGGGGCACCGTGGTCTGGGAGCAGGTCTACTTCAGGGAGGGCAGCAACCCGGTCTAG